In one Nicotiana sylvestris chromosome 8, ASM39365v2, whole genome shotgun sequence genomic region, the following are encoded:
- the LOC104211228 gene encoding soluble inorganic pyrophosphatase PPA1-like isoform X1, whose product MSDDQVSQHRRAPRLNERILSSLSRRSVAAHPWHDLEIGPEAPKVFNVVIEISKGSKVKYELDKKTGLIKVDRVLYSSMVYPQNYGFIPRTLCEDNDPMDVLVLMQEPVLPGCFLRARAIGLMPMIDQGEKDDKIIAVCADDPEYRHYTDINQLAPHRLAEIRRFFEDYKKLENKEVAVNEFLPPNTAVDAIQYSMDLYAEYILQTLRK is encoded by the exons ATGAGTGATGATCAGGTATCCCAACATAGACGCGCCCCTCGCTTGAATGAGAGGATCCTCTCATCATTGTCCAGGAGGTCTGTTGCTGCTCATCCTTGGCACGATCTCGAGATTG GACCTGAAGCTCCAAAGGTTTTCAATGTT GTCATTGAGATTTCAAAAGGTAGTAAAGTCAAATACGAGCTTGACAAGAAAACTGGTCTCATTAAG GTTGATCGTGTCCTATACTCATCAATGGTGTACCCCCAGAACTATGGCTTCATTCCTCGGACATTATGTGAAGATAATGACCCCATGGATGTACTAGTCCTAATGCAG GAGCCTGTCCTCCCAGGTTGTTTCCTTCGAGCTAGGGCCATAGGTCTGATGCCTATGATTGATCAG GGTGAGAAGGATGATAAAATAATTGCCGTGTGCGCTGATGATCCAGAGTATCGCCACTACACTGATATCAACCAGCTTGCCCCTCACCGCCTGGCAGAAATCCGCCGCTTCTTTGAAGACT ATAAGAAGCTTGAGAACAAGGAGGTTGCTGTTAACGAGTTCCTGCCTCCAAATACTGCTGTCGATGCCATCCAGTACTCCAT GGACCTTTATGCTGAATACATATTACAGACACTGAGAAAGTAA
- the LOC104211228 gene encoding soluble inorganic pyrophosphatase PPA1-like isoform X2 — translation MRGSSHHCPGGLLLLILGTISRLVIEISKGSKVKYELDKKTGLIKVDRVLYSSMVYPQNYGFIPRTLCEDNDPMDVLVLMQEPVLPGCFLRARAIGLMPMIDQGEKDDKIIAVCADDPEYRHYTDINQLAPHRLAEIRRFFEDYKKLENKEVAVNEFLPPNTAVDAIQYSMDLYAEYILQTLRK, via the exons ATGAGAGGATCCTCTCATCATTGTCCAGGAGGTCTGTTGCTGCTCATCCTTGGCACGATCTCGAGATTG GTCATTGAGATTTCAAAAGGTAGTAAAGTCAAATACGAGCTTGACAAGAAAACTGGTCTCATTAAG GTTGATCGTGTCCTATACTCATCAATGGTGTACCCCCAGAACTATGGCTTCATTCCTCGGACATTATGTGAAGATAATGACCCCATGGATGTACTAGTCCTAATGCAG GAGCCTGTCCTCCCAGGTTGTTTCCTTCGAGCTAGGGCCATAGGTCTGATGCCTATGATTGATCAG GGTGAGAAGGATGATAAAATAATTGCCGTGTGCGCTGATGATCCAGAGTATCGCCACTACACTGATATCAACCAGCTTGCCCCTCACCGCCTGGCAGAAATCCGCCGCTTCTTTGAAGACT ATAAGAAGCTTGAGAACAAGGAGGTTGCTGTTAACGAGTTCCTGCCTCCAAATACTGCTGTCGATGCCATCCAGTACTCCAT GGACCTTTATGCTGAATACATATTACAGACACTGAGAAAGTAA
- the LOC104211229 gene encoding large ribosomal subunit protein uL11c, producing MASLSTCNHSGKLSSSFSPSSLNLSSFQRVSVQFLQTHNKNTCSLPSTPRPLTVISMAPPKPGGGKAKKVTGIIKLALEAGKATPAPPVGPALGSKGVNIMAFCKDYNARTADKAGYVIPVEITVYDDRSFTFVLKTPPASVLLLKAAGVEKGSKDPQREKVGKITIDQLKTIAQEKLPDLNCTTIESAMRIIAGTAANMGIDIDPPVLQPKKKELIY from the exons ATGGCGTCTTTATCAACTTGTAATCATTCAGGGAAACTCTCTTCCTCGTTTTCACCTTCATCCCTCAATTTATCTTCATTCCAACGCGTCTCCGTTCAGTTCCTTCAAACCCACAACAAAAACACTTGTTCCCTTCCTTCCACTCCAAGGCCCCTCACTGTCATTTCCATGGCTCCCCCTAAGCCTGGTGGTGGTAAAGCCAAGAAAG TGACTGGTATTATAAAGCTGGCTCTGGAGGCAGGGAAGGCAACACCGGCTCCACCTGTGGGGCCGGCCTTGGGTTCCAAGGGTGTTAACATTATGGCCTTCTGTAAGGATTACAATGCCAGAACTGCTGATAAAGCTGGTTATGTCATTCCCGTCGAAATCACCGTTTATGAT GATAGAAGCTTCACTTTTGTCTTGAAGACCCCACCTGCTTCTGTTTTGCTGCTCAAGGCTGCAG GAGTGGAAAAAGGTTCAAAGGACCCACAGAGGGAGAAAGTGGGGAAAATAACTATTGATCAATTGAAAACAATTGCTCAAGAGAAGTTGCCAGATCTTAATTGTACTACAATTGAATCTGCAATGAGGATTATAGCTGGCACTGCAGCAAATATGGGAATTGACATTGACCCTCCGGTTCTTCAACCTAAAAAGAAAGAACTTATATACTAG
- the LOC104211534 gene encoding photosynthetic NDH subunit of subcomplex B 3, chloroplastic: MKAIEIYSSGALASVSRSSIFKNKKIASPSLSFGRTKIRAVGTVPEKTSVVAPQEDEEAASVKFAFVSSVLLPDGTPDVQLRKACGGQKLRDIMLDANVELYGPYARPLLNCGGGGTCGTCLVEVVEGKELLNPRTDKENNHEDLKRHPKNWRLACQTIVGKPDSIGMMVIQQLPEWKAHEWNYRGLPPIQEEEEKE, from the exons ATGAAGGCAATTGAAATATACTCCTCTGGCGCCTTAGCTTCCGTATCTCGATCGTCTATTTTCAAAAACAAGAAGATAGCTTCTCCGAGCCTGAGTTTTGGTAGAACGAAAATCAGAGCAGTTGGTACTGTTCCAGAAAAGACAAGTGTTGTAGCACCACAGGAAGATGAAGAAGCTGCTTCTGTGAAATTTGCATTTGTCAGC TCAGTATTACTACCAGATGGGACACCAGACGTGCAGCTTCGCAAAGCTTGTGGTGGTCAAAAACTTAGAGACATAATGTTGGATGCTAATGTGGAGTTATATGGACCTTAT GCGAGACCTTTGCTTAATTGTGGAGGAGGAGGAACTTGTgggacatgtttggttgag GTTGTTGAAGGAAAGGAGCTACTAAACCCTCGTACTGACAAGGAGAACAATCACGAAGATTTAAAACGG CATCCAAAGAATTGGAGGCTAGCTTGCCAGACAATAGTTGGTAAACCtgattctataggcatg ATGGTCATTCAACAACTTCCTGAATGGAAAGCACACGAATGGAATTACAGAGGATTACCGCCtattcaagaagaagaagaaaaagaataa